The nucleotide sequence CCTTCACCGCCTCCTCGGGCGTCAGCAGCCGGACCTCACCACCGGTCGCGACGCGCTCGTGGAGCCGGGCCGCCGGCCGCGTCACCCGCAGGATCTTGCCGAGCGCGGCCGAGCCGTAGCCGAACCGCCCGTAGATGGTGGGTTCGCTGGCGTGCAGGACCGCCAAGGGCAGTCCGCGCGCCACGAAATCGGCCAGCTGGGCGGCCATCATCGCGCTGAGCACCCCGCGGCGGGTCCGGTCGGCGCGGACGCCGACGCCCTCCACCGCGGCGACCGGCAGCGTCCGCCCACCCGAAACGGCGATCTCGGTGTCGTAGGCGCTGACGATCCCGATGGGGCTCCCGGCCTCGAACGCACCGAACTTGTGCGCGGCAGGCCAGGACACCCCGACCCGGGCCCAGAAGCCGTCGGTGGCGCGCGGCCGGTGCAGCGCGCGGCGCAGCAGGTCGAACGTGCTGCGCCGCTCCTCTTCGGTGATCGGGCGGACGTCGAAGGCGGTCATCCTCCCGATCTTGCCGCGGGACATCCGGCCCGGCACGCGGTTTTCCGCGGCGGCTCAGAAGTGGCTGCCGCTCCAGGCCGCCACGCGGGTGCCGAAGAGCAGGTCCGCGGCCTCGGGAGCGGCCGGGTCGCGAACCTCGATCCGGCCGGCCGCCGCCAGCGCCGAAGGCCGCCAGGTACCGAGGTAGACCATGGCCAGGGTGGTGACGTCCAGGCGCAGCCCGGCCGGCCGGTCCGTGCGCCCGGCACCGTCCGGGCCGACGAGGTAGGCACCGCTGTTGCCGGGCAGCAGCGGGTCGGCGACCTCGACGACCACCGGGTCGGCGTGCCCGTAGGTCCGGCCGGCCAAGGCCGCCGGGACGTCGACGAGCCGGATCCAGTGCTCGTCCCCGATCCGGTCGACGTTCCCGCTCCGGTGGTCGGCCAGCAGCAGCTCGATCGGATCGTCCAGCGGCCGCGAATCCGCGACGACCCGATCGACCAGGTCGATGCCGAGCAGGAACCGCCACAGCCCCGCGAACGCGGTCGCGGAACCGGCGAACAGGTCCGCCACCTCCAGGGTCTTGGTCCACGGGTGGACGAGCGCGCCCCCGACGGAGTAGGTCGCGAACCCGTCCGGCCCACCGGGCCCGTGGTGCACGACCGCCTTCACCGGCGAAGCGTGCCGCCGCAGCTGCATCTCGTAGAGCCGCCACAGCACCTCCGGCCGGGACATCATCCCCGGCCGGTGCTCGAGACCGTCGTACACACCGGGGCAGACTTCCAGCGCCCGGTCGAGGTCCAGCAGCTCCAGCTCCCCGCCCACCGGCGCGTCCGGCCGCAGCCGCCCCCGGCGCCGGTCGACGCTGTAGGTGCGGTACCGCGTGGCCAAGCCGTAGCCGAACCGGCTGTAGATCCCGGCTTCGGAGGCGAGCAGGTTCGCGAACACCACTCCGCGCGCGGCGAAGTCCGCCAGCTGCGTCGTCATCAGCGCCCGCAGCACCCCACGACGAGTGCGATCGGCGCGCACCCCCACCGAGGTGACCCCCACCATCGGCAGCCGCGTCCCGCCGGGCACCGTCAGCTCCGCGTCGAAGAACCGCGCCGTCCCGATCAGCTCCGGATCGAACGCCCCGATGGCACCCCCGGGCTGGTAGTACCGCGCCGCGTACACCCATTCGGCGTCGTCGGACGGCGGGAAGTGCACGGTCTCCCGGAACAGGTTGCTCGCCGCCCGGTGCTCCCCGGTGCCCAGCGTCCGGATCTCGAAGTCGCTCATGCCCGGATCATCTCCGGAAACGCCGAAGCCCGGCCACCGGAAGACACCGGCAGCCGGACCTCGGAGTCGCTGGGGGTCGCTACTTGGCGACGGGCGGGGAAACCTCGTAGTTGCCGCCGTTGCCCTTCACCGTGATCGGCACCTGCTGCGGCTTCCCGGCGATCGTGGCGGTGCAGGTGAACTTCGCCCCGTCCTCCACCTTCTGCTCGGCGGGGCAGGTGACGCCGGTGACGCCGTCGATCTTGTACGTCTCGGTCAGCAGCTTCTGCACGTCGGTCTGCATCTGCGTGTTGTTGAAGACCTGCGTCTTCAGGAACCCGGGCGCGACGAACCCGAGGACCAGGAACACGGCGACGACCACGATCACCGCGACCACGCCGATCAGCAGGCCCTTCTTCGACTTCGCCGGCTTCTCGCCCTCCGGGGCGGCCGCGCCGGGGAACTGCTGGCCGTAGTCGTACTGGCCGCCCGGCTGCTGCCCGTACTGCGGCTGCGCCTGTGGCCCGCTCGGCGGGTACGCCCCACCGGACGGCTGCCCGTACTGCGGCTGCGCCTGCGGCCCGCTCTGCGGGTACCCACCCCCGGGCTGCTGACCGTAGGGCGGCGGCTGCTGCCCCCACTGCGGCTGCTGCGGCGGGGTGTACCCGCCCGGCTGCTGCCCCCACTGCTGCGGTTGCTGGGGCTGCTGCGGCTGGCCCCATTGCTGCTGCTGGTTCGGGTCGTAAGAAGGCTGCTGCGACTGCCCCCACTGCGGCTGCTCCTGCGAGCCGCTCGGCGGGTACGCGCCGCCCGGCTGCTGCCCGTACTGGGGCTGCTGTGGGTCGTTGCCGCCATACGGCGTGCTCATCGTCTGCCTCCGCCTGCTTCGCTCATCTCGCTGTCCACCCCGATACACCGGCAAGCCGCGCACACACGGTGTCGCACGCGATCCAACCACAGGTCGGAGCCGAGCACACGTGTCGACGCTCACCGCCCGCGCAGCCACCGAACAGGCCTAACACCGAGTTCACGCCGCGCCCGCGGCCACGACTCCGCGACGGAGTGCCTTCACCGCTTCCGCCGCCGCCGCACCCACCGGATCCGCCTTGCCGAGCACGTCCCGGATCTGGTCGAGCAGGTCGATCACCTGACGCGACCAGCGCACGAAGTCACCAGCCGACAGCTCCTGGCCGTTGGCCTCGGCCGCGGTGAGGACCTTCTCCAAGGATTCACCACGAGCCCACCGATAAACCGGCCACGCGAACCCCGCGTCGGGCTCCCGGGTCCGGTCGAGCCGGTGCCGCCGCTCGTCCTCGGTCAGCTCCACCCACAGCCGCGCGGTCTCCTGCCACGCCTCGGGCACCGCCCCGCCCGGCAGCCGCGGCTCACCGGCGGTGTCCCGGCGCGCCTCGAACACCAGCGTCGACACGACCGCGGCC is from Amycolatopsis mediterranei and encodes:
- a CDS encoding GNAT family N-acetyltransferase is translated as MSDFEIRTLGTGEHRAASNLFRETVHFPPSDDAEWVYAARYYQPGGAIGAFDPELIGTARFFDAELTVPGGTRLPMVGVTSVGVRADRTRRGVLRALMTTQLADFAARGVVFANLLASEAGIYSRFGYGLATRYRTYSVDRRRGRLRPDAPVGGELELLDLDRALEVCPGVYDGLEHRPGMMSRPEVLWRLYEMQLRRHASPVKAVVHHGPGGPDGFATYSVGGALVHPWTKTLEVADLFAGSATAFAGLWRFLLGIDLVDRVVADSRPLDDPIELLLADHRSGNVDRIGDEHWIRLVDVPAALAGRTYGHADPVVVEVADPLLPGNSGAYLVGPDGAGRTDRPAGLRLDVTTLAMVYLGTWRPSALAAAGRIEVRDPAAPEAADLLFGTRVAAWSGSHF
- a CDS encoding DUF4333 domain-containing protein; translation: MSTPYGGNDPQQPQYGQQPGGAYPPSGSQEQPQWGQSQQPSYDPNQQQQWGQPQQPQQPQQWGQQPGGYTPPQQPQWGQQPPPYGQQPGGGYPQSGPQAQPQYGQPSGGAYPPSGPQAQPQYGQQPGGQYDYGQQFPGAAAPEGEKPAKSKKGLLIGVVAVIVVVAVFLVLGFVAPGFLKTQVFNNTQMQTDVQKLLTETYKIDGVTGVTCPAEQKVEDGAKFTCTATIAGKPQQVPITVKGNGGNYEVSPPVAK